From the Papaver somniferum cultivar HN1 chromosome 2, ASM357369v1, whole genome shotgun sequence genome, the window GTGGCACCAGCATTATTTAATCCGAATGGCATCTTAGTATAACAATAGAGTCCTCTTGGTGTAAAGAAAGATGTGTTTTCTTGATTCTCAAGAGCCAAAGGTATTTGGTTATATCCCGAGTACCCATCCATTAACGATATCGCTTTGTTTCCGACGATTGAATCTACAAGTTTGTCGATGTTCGGGAGCGGGAAGCTATCCTTCgcgcaagctttgttcaaatcgcTGAAGTCGATGCAGATTCGGACTCCTCTTGTTTTCTTAGGTATTATTACCATGCTCGATATCCATAATGGATATTGTGCCTTGCGTATGATCCCCGATAATTGTAACTTCTTCAGCTCTACTTCAACTGCCACCTACAGCTCGCGTGCAAGCCGACCCATTTTTTGTCAGACTAGTTTAAATTCCGGATCGATTCTTAGGTGGTGACAACATACATCCAGATCGATACCTTCCATACCATGCATTTTCCAGGCAAACGCATCCATGTGCTCCTGTAATAGAGTTATCAATCGGCTCTATTTTTCCTCTGATAACAACGACCGATCTTTACCAATTTAGTCTCATCCTCCTTTCCCTAGTTGATCTCCCGAGTAGGTTCGAGAGCTGTGAAGTTCGATTTTGGATCTCCGACAGGTGTTGCTACCTTTGATTGCTATGCGATCTTGTCCTCTCCTGCTTCATATGACATAACTGATTATGAGATTATCTTCTCTAACTCTTGGACGGCTTTGATTTCCTTAGCTTTGTTCTTGTTTCGATGTAATCTTGCTCGCCTATCTTTGTTTTGCTGAGTGTCCACTTGAACACAATGTCTAGCGGCTTGCGGGTCTCCTATGACCTCAACCACACCCTTGTAAGTCGGGAACCTTAAACTTTGGTGATATGCAGAAGCAACTCCTTTGATGTTAGCGATCCAGGATCTCCTAATGATCGCTTCATATGGTGACACGACATCTAGCACGTAGAAGGTGGTAAAGGTGTCCAAGTAATCGGCTCCATCTGAAACTCTCAGTGTGACTTCTCCTTTTGGTATAGTCACTGTCCCATTAAAGCCATAAATTTTATAGGTCGACGGGATAAATATATCATCGAATAGTTGCATTATCTTGAAAGTGTCGCAAAAAAGAACTTCTACAGATCTCCAACTGTCGACCAAGATACTCTTCATTCTCCATTACTCTATCATTAAAGTGATGACTAGTGGGTCTCCGTGTGCTTGGCTATTCATTGGGACATATTAAGCTGAGAATGTGATCGGCTGCATCATCCACACCTCCATGGAAAAAGTCTTGTCCACACTAAAGATTTCATTTCCTGGTCGATCCCTTTTGTGGATCCTGTCATAATACTTGAGCCGAGGTCTAGAAAGTGAGTACCCCGATCAATCCTGACTTGATGTAATGGAGCACCGGGTAGTGGCACTACTTGCTTGACAAACTTCCTAAAATAATCATCCCAAATCAGGTGTTGAACTATATCTTTCACTTCTCGGCAGTCATTGGTTGAATGCCCCATGAACTAATGATAATGGCAGAACTCGGGATGGTTCTTCGTCTCGTCAAATTGTATCCTTCGGGTCTTCGGGTACCGGATATTGTTTCTCTTCTCCACCTCCTTGAAAATTTATTCTAGGGGTGGGTTCAATGGCATGTACACTTTTGGTTCATAACGAGTCTATTTTCCCTTCTTGACCCACTCCTTCTATCCTGGACCTTTATTTTGTGGGTCCGATCTCTACTCGGGTCGCTTCAACTTCTTTCAGTACCGTTTTTGACGCTCTTATCTTATGCTCCCTCTTGAATTTATTCTAGGGCAATGTAGTGTTCTTGCATCTTCCGCATATCCTTTAGGGTTTGTGGATTTTCGGTGTACATTTCCACCCATATAAGGTCTGTTTTCCCAAGTGAATTTTAGAACCCAAATATTTGCTGGTCCACGGGTACCTTCCCGATCTCGGTACATAACTTCCTCCATATATCGGTTAAAGACCTCAATGGTTCTTTGAATCTTCGTGGTAATGTGAATAACTTGTTAACCCTTGGCCTGGCGATGATGATATGCATGTATGTCTCGAGAAAAGTTTCCACTAACGACCATTGTTTCCAATGGAGCCTTCGGGTAGGGTGTAAAACCAATTCTTAGTTTCTCCTTCCAAATTTGCCGGAAAAAATTTGCACATAACTATGTCAATGCTCTTCCATTGTAGAAGCGACATCATGTATATCTTGATGTGTTCCACAGCATCCCCGGTGCCATCAAACCGTGACGGGAATATTGGAAGAGTACACTTTAGGGAAAAAGTGTTTGCTCCAACTCTCGAGTAAAGGGTGTCTTCTCCGCTTCATTGATTACTTCCGCCaattttccatcttcgccatctcCATCCAGTTTCTTAAACATTTCCTGAAGTTGTCTGAGTTTATCTTCGGTCGCGGTATCAGGTTTCTCATTTTGTCGGGGTATTTCCTCCTAGGACGTTGAATCTTCCGGAGCACCGTATCCCATTATCGGTTTAGTGGGCTCGAGCACAAGCCCTTGGTGCCGAGGTGGTTCCTGGACGTACCTTGATCGGGTCCGGGTTTGATCGCTTGATGTTCCTCGGCTAGATGACTCTCGTGACCTCGATCCTTGGTTTCTAAGTCGATGGTTCTCTTGCTCATAACTCCCTCATGAATTCTTCTTGCCTCCTTTGGTTTGCCAATATTGTCAGTAAGTTCGGGTCTGCGCTCTCATGACTAGACGGATCATGATGGTGATTTCACGGTACGATTGGTGGTACCATTGGTGGTATTACTGGTGGTGCTCAGGTCTCATTCCTTTTTCCCAGCCGAATCTATCATAGTCGATACTCTTCCCGATCTATAACTGCCTGGTGTTCGGCGTGCATCCTGGCCCGTCATCGTTCTTCCTGAGTTAGTAGTAGTTCCTCATCGTCTTTAGTGTCAGATGCGGTCAGTCCATCTATCATGTTTTCAGGCCTTCTCTGACTCGCCTCGATGCATCATAGGAGAGTGTTGTTATCATCATGTCCTAAGTTAACTTCCTCATTGACTGTTGTCATTTCTTCGGCTGGTACTAAGATTGCCTCGGGTCGTGGACTGTAGATGCTCTCTTTTCATGAGTCGGTAACCCCTTCTTGCATTCTGATCCCCACGACTGCTCGGTTCTCAGAATCCTGACAGTTCCTGAAGCACTGGCCATCGGGtcgtgtctaatttttcctccgAGAATtatacctacgtccacgggggtgaaGAGATGATCTTATTACTCCTTTCAAGTTATAATGGTGATAGCTCTCAACACTACTTAGTGTCTCTCTTCACTCACTTACCAATCACTTGCCTTTCTCTCAATACAAGGGTCTATATTTATAGGTAAAGATGCTCATACAACGagattacaatgttggtcacattctATCTATCGTAATGGTCCTATCGGGTGATCACTAATATTTCCTTCTGATGCTCCATTCCCAACTCTGTGCTCCTCTGTAGAATAAGTCTCTCGATTTATCTTTTCTCGTCTCAAGTTTTCTTTCTCCTAATGATAATGGTCCCGATATCCATTAATCCGATATTGATACTTTGCCCGATACGAGTCTGCTATCCTCTGTATCCGGGCCTGTCGTGACGTGACTCTTATGCTCCTACGCTTGCTCTGTCAGTACATTCAATGCCTTTCCTCTCGATTCAAACCTGGTCGTTGAATATGGCATTCACTTTACACGTGTTTACTTCTCCTCCACATGCagtagatattctattttattgtaACGGATCGGATAGAGTGATTCCATGCTTCACCTTGCTCTCTTCTTTGATTATCACAACTCATGATTGTGCCACCTTTACTTGCCAACCGAATTCCCACTACAACGATTATGAACATTTTCTAAGATGGTGTCGTCATTTTCTAGAACATTTACTGGTGGCATGTTAATTCTGGGTCTCTAAACTGTCACCTGCCTCATGATCGGGTTACTTTACTGCCTTGATGTTATGACTTCCTCCTGCAAACTCGTGCCAGATACCGACCGACCGCAGGTTTCAGGTCATAGCTGAAGTGCTTGCCATCGAGTCATATATGTGTATTTTTCGCGAGTATAACCGACATCCATAAACAGAAGAAACACCTCACTTCGATCTATGTTTGGAAAGTAaagtaaagaaaataaaagttttttttttcttatgctaATCCCTAAGTCTGACAATCTCCAACCAGCTATCGGCTGTACAATGCAGTTTTATGTACTTTGGCAAAGTTCTCGCCCTCTGGAAATCTTATAGTGGTCTcacgttttttttctttttaaaaaagaaaGAGCATCATAGCCAAATACTAGGTTCTGTGCAGTTAACTTCTAGTGAAGTGATGCTCCTTTCTGACATTCACCGATTCACACATGAGGAAGCTATCATCACTACCTTAGCTCTGATGACcggaaaaatcaaaaattaactaCGTAATCACACGTGTGattttaacttttcctttctTGAGATTATCTTCTCAAGGAGCATGCTGTTTTAGATCACCGATGTTTATAATGATAATGAACATGAATCTCGTAGACAATTTTTTATAGAACTAGGTGGTTTTGCAAGTTCCTTGCTACAATCTTAAAATCAGCAGAAAATGATTGTAGCGCTTCTACCATATTCCTTAAAATGTTAAGACGAGAACAAGATTATTCCTATTATTTGAAAATCCAAACTTAGAAGAATATAAAGCTTAAGCTCATCGATCAATACACGTTAAAGTAAAAGCTTAGAACACTTCGATGTTTCCAACGTACACAGTTGTTTCCCTTCATCACACTAAGATCTTTTGTAGCTCAAACAAAGCTTAGAGAATCTCTGGAGATGTTAGATCCACAGTGTAACGAGGGGTTGGTTATAAATTTCACCTTAAACCTCAGTCTTTTTGTTTATAACTTTATGACCGAAAAACTTCGACTTAaccaataaaaaaatttaaatacaaACATAAAATATTTAAACACAAATACTATATTATCATAAATTTAAAAAGTTACATCCCTTCATCACCTTTGAGGCATTCTTTTTGGCTCAAACAAAGAACATACATGCTTTGGAGCTTCTAGATCTACCTTTATAATGCACAAAGTAACTCGACAAGACGTAAAACCTCCATTTATAGCGCTAAAAGTAGTTGTAGAAAATCTAACATTCTACGTCTAGCATTCAAATGACGTATTCATGGACAGAAACAAGTAAAGATATGTATAATAACAAGACACCAGCATATACTTGGTCCGACATGATTACTTACGTCCACGACTGTGAAAGGTTATTCTTATTAAGTTTACGAAGATTACAAGTTGCTAGGCTAACCTATGATTCTCTCACGAAAACTTATCAGTCTAGTTTTTGCTCTCTCTCTTACATAAAGAATTTGTCCACTCTTCACAACTAATTAGCCTGGTATTTAAATACGAAGTGCTCATACAATAATATTACAGTGTAGAACATGTGTATTTAAGTTGTTGTGTTTATGTCGGGAGGTGTGACCCAAACTCTCCATCGTGTCGTTCCCGATATCTTCTCTACTTCTCCCCGCACAGTAGCCGTCCCGACCCGAACTTTGAGTGACTTGCAAGTCTTTACCTTTCGGGGCCGATACCATTCTAGTTTTCTAATCACTTCACGTCTCCCTTGTCAGTGACATTTAATGCTTGGTCTCACATTTCAAACTCAACCGTAAATCTTCTTATCAGCTTTCCACGTGGTGCTCTTCTAGATTGATATGGTAGATATCTTGATTACTGTGTCTGACCTTCACAGAGATCCGGTGCTTTAGGCTTATTTTACCTCGACGACTCTTCAGATGCTGCCATGTGTCCCTGGATAATTTACCACTACGTCAACCAAGGTTTCCGTTGCATCCTCGAATGCTATATCGTTTATTCGATTTTACCACAGTAAAACATTGCGCGTCAAATCTAATTTGTATACCTATTTTGCCCCCACAAAACATTAAGTTTTACAGAAATCCTTACATATTTACATTGAAATAGAAAAACAAGTTGGTCTGGTGCACCCACTTATCTCTATGTAGCTACGTCACCGGCCATAGGAATTGCCCAAGGTTCTGAACTAACCCAAAGTCCGATACTCTAAAAGAGGGTTTAGGGTTTAATTTTGTTCGGTAGGTCAAAGATTAAGAGGTCGATTTAGCTCCAACAGTTCTAATTTCTAACTAAAACAGCTTCAGTTTTAGGCCTTGTATTTTTGCCGCAGGAAACGTGGACGAATTCTAAGCGAGAGAAACTCCTTGTGACATGGAGGAAGAAACTCCTTCAAATTCCCAACTCGAAAGTTAAGAACTTAATTAGCGAAGTTAAATCAGTGGATCGAGACAGACTCCAAATTTCTTGGAGTTCTGAAGTTTACTCAGTGAATTCAGTTCAGACATTCACTTTCATTTTATGATTTCGCTGTTTTGAAAAAAGAACGATCCATGTGTTCGAAAATGGGGTTTGAAAATAagcactgaagaagaagaagaaatggtggAAAAGAGTCTAGTAAAAATGAGAGGCATAGATGGGAGAATCTGTGAAGAATTCTCTACGAAATATTATGGGATCTGTACCATTGGAGGAATGCTTAGTGCTGGAACAACCCATTTAGCCATCACTCCTTTAGATGTCTTGAAAGTTAATATGCAGGTTCGTATTAATTGTGATCTTGTTTTTCTTTGTCTCTTagattttgtatcaattttgtttcttttcatttgATCTGTTTGGTAAGTTGCAATCTAAGCAAATAACTCTAAAAATTACCTTTCGTTTTTGTGTTGACCTCCATGATTTTTATCTCTGTTTTGCTGCATTTTCATATAGGGGGGGACACATTTGAAATTAGAGATTTTATTGGTGGCTATGTTTATAATAGGGCTATCATAGTGCACTTAGTGGGTCTTGGAAATACATATTAGATTATCTTGTTTGTTTGATGAATGCTGGTGTCATAGTAACCAGGGAGCACATAGAAAGAGCGCAGAAGCCTAATTAACAATGTTTTGATGGTTGATCGAAGTATATATGGAAAAGAGTCTCCGaaattaacacatttattgagcgGCTTGAGCCAAAAGTGCTCGAATTGTTACTATACATTGTTTGGCCATGTTTAATAGACTACTGTTGTCATTCTTGAGGGTTTTTAATATACTTATTTTATGATTTAGGTGAACCCCACCAAGTATAGAAGTATTTCCTCGGGTTTAAAAACACTTTGGAGAGATCAAGGTTCATCTTCTCTTTGGAGAGGTTCGACCAGTAAATTCTTTGGGTATGGTCTTCAAGGTGGATGTAGATTCGGTCTCTATGAGTACTTTAAGAAGTTTTACTCGGATATATTGGTAGACCAACATAAAGGTCTTATCTTTCTTCTCAGCGGTGCTTCTGCCCAAGTATTTGCTGATGTTGCTCTATGCCCTTTTGAAGCCGTTAAAGTTCGTGTCCAAGCGCAACGCCACTTCGCAAAAGGTTTAGTTGATGGCTTTCCAAAGCTCTATGCAGCTGAAGGTGTTTCAGGGTAAGCAATGCGGAAGTTTTTTCTATTCTTGTCTCTGACTTGCAAAGTTCCATTAGTATTGATATGGTGATCATTCTTATTATGTGCAGATTCTACAAGGGGCTTGCTCCACTCTGGGGTCGAAATCTTCCATGTAATTCCTCACTTCGTCtatctttaacaaaattgatcacATATTCTCTTAATATTTGAAATTTCAAATTTGTATGTACATGATAAATTAGGATAATATCTGAACGCATTCAAATTTTGTTTATGCAGTTTCGATATTTATGTTCTCCACTTTTGAGCATTCTGTGGATTTCTTATACCGGGatatcattaaaagaaaaaaggaagaGTGCTCAAGAGGTCAACAGCTGGCCGTGACATGTGCAGCTGGTTATGCAGCTGGAGCTGTGGGTACATTTGTTTCTAATCCTGCAGACAACATTGTTTCTTCTCTCTACAACAAAAATACAAATACTATATCACAGGTACTCTCAACATATGCCACCCAAGGCTGAATCTTTCTTTTTTAGTTTGTGCATTACTTTAATCCAAACATTTATAATTTTGGTTTCCCGTTTAATTCTATTTTTGAAACATGCAGGCTGTGAGGCAAATTGGGTTGCTAAATTTGTTTACTAGAAGTCTTCCAATTCGGTTTATG encodes:
- the LOC113346850 gene encoding mitochondrial phosphate carrier protein 1, mitochondrial-like, encoding MVEKSLVKMRGIDGRICEEFSTKYYGICTIGGMLSAGTTHLAITPLDVLKVNMQVNPTKYRSISSGLKTLWRDQGSSSLWRGSTSKFFGYGLQGGCRFGLYEYFKKFYSDILVDQHKGLIFLLSGASAQVFADVALCPFEAVKVRVQAQRHFAKGLVDGFPKLYAAEGVSGFYKGLAPLWGRNLPFSIFMFSTFEHSVDFLYRDIIKRKKEECSRGQQLAVTCAAGYAAGAVGTFVSNPADNIVSSLYNKNTNTISQAVRQIGLLNLFTRSLPIRFMLVGPVITMQWFLYDSIKVLAGLPTSGGAKTQQSSGRINENSSIAYEG